DNA from Evansella sp. LMS18:
ATATCACTGTTTGAATTTACCAGGAAGGGGACGAGCAAATGGAGAAAGAGAATATGTCATATGGCAGTGATTACAAGCCTATCCCGGCTACTTCTGTCACGAGCGGTGTTGGAATAGAGGTTTTACCTGATTTATATTGCGGCAATGTACAAATTGTGAATATTGCCCTGGCTGGAAATCCTGCGGACAAAGATTTTGTATTAATTGATGCAGGGACGCCTGGTTCAGCAGATACGATTTTTTCCATGGTGGAAGAGCGTTTCGGCGCCGGCAGTAAACCGAAAGCAATCATATTAACACACGGGCATTTTGATCATGTGGGGGCAATCCTAGAGCTGGTTAAAAAATGGGATATTCCCGTTTATGCACATGAAGCAGAAATTCCATTTTTAACTGGAAAGACGAGTTATCCAGACCCGGATCCTACGGTAGAGGGCGGTATGGTCGCGAAAATGTCGCCTATGTTTCCTAATGAGCCAATTAACTTAGGAAACCATGTTCACGTGCTCCCTGCAGATGGGCACGTGCCTGGGATGCAGGGATTTAAATGGATCCATACACCTGGCCATACACCTGGCCACGTCTCTCTTTTCAGGGAATCTGACCGGGCTTTAATTGCTGGAGACGCGTTTGTTACGGTAAAACAGGAATCCTTGTATTCTGTTTTAACCCAGGAGCAGGAAATCAGCGGACCTCCCCGGTATTTAACTCCCGATTGGGAAGCAGCAAAACAATCTGTAAAAGTGCTGCAGCAATTAAAACCGTCGGTGGCAGTCACTGGGCATGGGCTGCCTATGGCGGGAACAGAACTGGAGGAAAACTTAGAGAGGCTTGCCGATAACTTTGATGAGATTGCCGTACCAGATTACGGAAGATTTGTAGACAAGGACATGAACCATTAATGGACAGCTGTATCCTGAAAGCATAAACCTTTCCAGATAAGAATCCGCTGAGCTGAGTATTGTACTAGTGAGCAAAGCCCCAGCCTTTGCTCACTTTCTTGTGCTACTGCGATAAATGATATGCATGAAGCCAGGGCAGAAAGTGGAGGAACAGAGAAACCAACATGATTGCCCCAGGGTTCAGAATATGATTCATTGTTTATGTTAGAACTTTTTCTGATTTCCTATGTGATTTATAAAGGTTGTTAATTACTTTCATCAGCATAAAGCGTACTCCCTTTTTTTCATAGGAGAAATCATTAAAGGTGCCAATAATGTACGCATCCTTTTCAGGGTGATAAAACATAAACGACCCGGTAGCCCCTGGGTGCCCCCAGGATCTGAATGACTTAGGCATGAGTAAAAAAACAGGTTTAAACTGCATTATTCCGTACCCGTAATCGATCCCGGTCCCATATTTAGCTTTATCATGCATCATTATTTCAAGTGTTTCCTTTTTGATAATCCGGCCGCGTGTCAATCCCTTCATGAACCTAAGTAAATCTTCGTTCGGAGCGACGACGCCACCCCCTGCAAAGTCAAGGCCTGCATACCCTTTCAGATCATTTAACCGGTGTCCCCGGTAATAAAAGCTGCTTATCGGATAACCGCTGTCCTCCATTGGCTCTGAATAATGCAGCATTGATGAATGTTTCATATCATTTGGTTTAAAGATATAATGCGATAGCGCTTCATGAAAAGGCAGCTTAGTAATATTTTCGATAATTAATCCAAGCAAGTGATAATTAGTATCAGTATAATGAAAGCCATTACCTGGTGAAAAATAAGGCTGTAAATTATTTTTCCCCCAGATGATCGCTTCCTGTGGAGTTATTTCTATGGAGGGGTCATCAATCAGTTTATCGAGAAGAGGCCAGAAGTAGTCATACAGTCCTGAGGAATGATTCAGCAGGTGCTTTATTTTTATCTCGGCAGTATAGTCAGTATCCTTGTATACATGCAGTTTATTAACTAATTCTTCATCTAAGTACTTTATAATTGAGTCATCAAAAGAAAGCTTTCCTTGATCGGATAAAATACCAGTAAGGGTGGAGGTGAATATTTTGCCAACACTCGCCATGTAATTCGGTTGTTCCGGCTTTGCCGGCATATCATCCGATACTCCTGCTGCAGTCTGGAGGTGGAGTCCAAGTTTCTCCGATTCCACAAGAAGGTATGCACTTTTTATTTTGCTGTCCTTCCGAACCTGGCGCAGCAAGGCACCCTCTATCAATGTTTTCATCTTGTTATTCATCAACGGTTATTTCCCCCTTTTTAAGCTTTGCCATCTGCGGATGTTTAATTATATTTAAAAATACTAATCCTATAATCTTCTTCCGGAAAATCACCCGTATAGGTTAATCCGTTACTCGTATAAAACGCTTTTAACTTATCGTTTCCAGCCCAGCAATCTAAATAAAGTGTTTTATCTGTTTCTTCCGCCAATGAACAGGCAAATTGGATTATCTTTGACCCGAACTTCATCCCCTGAAGCTTTGGTGAGACTGCAATTTGAGACAAGTATTTACTATTGGCTTCAACTGGTAAATCATTAATTTTATGAATTTCACTTACACAAAAGGTACCAGCTATTTGATGGCCTTCGGTTAATAATACATAAAGATGCTGGTTATTTATCTGGCTTAACACTCTCTTTTCTTCCCATGGATAATCCCACTGGTAAATTCCTTTTTGATACAGATCTAAAGTAACCTCATTTAATAAACTCAACACCGTTTGCAAGTCCTCTTCCCTTGCTGATCTTATTTGCACTTTCTAATCACCTGCCTGTTCAGTAACGGTACCGCACCTCATTTGACGCCTCTCCAGATTGTCCAGCGGTCCTGTTCCACAACCGTCCGGTTTAAAGGAATAGACTTATCAATATGGTTGATTAACAACCTCAGTTCCTCATCTTCCAGCTCAAACAGGATACTTCTTCCTGTTCTTTGCCTTAAATCTTTAAGTAATTCTTTTTTACTTTTATAGATTTGCCTTGTTTCCCAAAGCTTCATTACCTTAATGTCCGTAAAACCAGCTTCCTTCAGAGCTTTAATCACTGTGTCGCTTTTATGTCGCCTGTTTGTCTCTTTTTCCACAAGTTTTGGAAAAAGGTCAAAAAAATATCCTCTGATGTGTCTGCCATCACCTTTTAAAATACAGTCATCAGGCGTCCTGTCCTGCACAATAAAAATACCGTCCTCTTTTAAAACCCTGTGAGCCTCATCGAAACAGGTATTCAAATCTTTAATATGGTGGATCAATGCTCTTTCCAGCAGCAAATCATAAACATTGTTTTCTTCCCCGGTTTGAAAAGCACTTCCTTGCCTAAAAGTTATCTGCCCATATTCTTTACAATTCTTCCTGGCCCCCTCAAGCATCGTTTCAGAAAAATCAATTCCTGTAATCGAATTAATCCCCAGTTCCGCAAGTGCTTTTGAATAGATTCCTCCGCCACAACCAACGTCCAGAGCCTTATTAATTGTGCCTACAGGTACTAATTCTTTTACAGCTTCCAGCCAGGTTTCGTCAGCTCGACGGCTCGTATAAGCATCCCTGTTCTCTTTATGGTGAAAGTCTATGCCCATGTTCAATCATCACCTCTGCTTTCCTTTTTAAGTCTCATGGAGGAATAATATAGTCATTTTGAGCTAACGGCCTTATTCATCACTAGTTATTATTTTCTTTACGCGAATGAGCTGCGGTTATTACATCCTGGGCCATGCTGTCTGACAGCTCTTTCATCTTCTCCAGATTAAATCCTTCAGGGAGCAGACCGTTTGTTACCATCACTACCAGTCCTATTTGAAATGTCCTCATCTTAAGCAGTATATTCTGCAGTTCATCTCTTGATAAGCCTTCCAATGCTGGATCGGATTTCATAATATCTACAAGGTCGCTGGCAATTTCCTGATCATAGTCTTTCAAATAATCATTTTGATTCAGGACAAAGTCTCTCGTAAGCACCGGATATTCCTTAGCGAGCTGAAGACTGGCCATACCGATATCGCCAAAGGGAGAACCAGTATTCTGTTCTTTAATTAAATGCTGGCTAAGTTTCACTACTTTCTTTACTACTTCCTGTTTCAGCTCCTGGACATTATCAAAGTTCACATAAATTGGAGCAATAGAACTCTCCATCTGTTCAGCAACTTTCCTGATGGTAATACTCTCTATCCCTTCTTTTTTAGCTATAACAAAAGCTGCATTTATTATCTGTTCTTTTGAAAACTTCTTCTTCGGTGGCATTGTATATTCACTCCTACAGGTCAGCAATAAATATCACATGTTATATAACCTCCATTATACATGCCGGAAGCAGTTTGTAAATGAAGGAAGGAGAACAGGCTGAAGTTAACTATATTTCCGTTAAGCTTCAAGACTATTTATCTTTAATTTTTGAAAGAGTGCTGATAACTTTAAGCAGCATGAAACGGACTCCCTTTTTCTCATAAGAAAAATCATTAAATGTACCAATAATGTATGCATCCGTTTCAGGGTGATAAAACATATAGGCTCCAGTTGCCCCTGCATGCCCCCAGGCGCTGAAATTTTTCGGCATGAGTAAAAACACAGGCTTAAACTGCATTATTCCATAACCATAATCGATGCCCGTGCTGTACTTAACTTTATCATTCATTAACTTATAAAGCGTTTCTTTCCTGATAATGTTTCCTTTTGTTAATGCTCTCATAAATTTCAGCAGGTCTTTATTCGGGGCTGCCACACCTGCACTGGCATAATCAATCCCCGCATACCCTTTATAATCATTCAGCCTTTTTCCACGGTGGTAAAAGCTGCTGACTGGGAAGCCGCTGTCTTCCATAGGTGATGAATAATTGAGAATGAAGGAGTGGTTCATGTTATTTGGTTTAAAGATGTATTTTTCCATTGCTTCATGGAAAGGCATTTTCGTTATTTCCTCTGCAATTAACCCGAGAAGGTGGTAGTTCGCATTTGAATATTGGAAGCCTTCCCCAGGAGAAAAATGAGGCTGTAAACGGTTTTTTCCCCATATAACAGCTTCCTGAGGTGTTATTTCTATAGATGGGTCTATCATCAGTTCATCGAGGAGAGGCCAGAAAAAATTGTAAAGACCTGAGGAATGGTTCAGTAAGTGCTTTATCTTAATCTCGTCAGTATAATCTTTGCCTTTGTATACGTGCAGCCCGCTTATTAATACTTTGTCTAAATATTTTGCTGCCGGGTCATCAAAAGAGAGCTTCCCCTGCTCATACAGCACCCCGATTAAAACAGCGGTAAATATTTTTCCAACACTGGCCATATAATTCGCCTGTCCCTTGTGGGCAGGGTAAGTTTCTGTACCGCCTGTTGCTGTATTAATATGAATTCCAAGCTTTTCTGAATCTACGAGCAAGTATGCACTTTTTATGGCCCGTTCCTTCTGAAATTGCTTTTGAAAAGCCTTCTCAATCAATGCACTGCCCTTTTCATTATTCATGAACATTTCCCCCTTATTTCCAGTCCACGTATGCCTTCCATCTGAGAATCCCCTTGTAATTCTTTCGCTGCATTATTTAATATTATTAAATATTACATGATATATATCAAACGATATAATATGGATGAAGGTTTGTAAAGAACTAATTCTGCCCCCGTTCTCCATTACCCAGAAAAAATGGCTGCCAATTGTAAGGAAGCCACATCTTTTTGAATTATTCATTTATTTCCTGTCTCAGGAGTATTTTTAGTTTTTCAGGCGGGTTGCAATGGGGATGGTTTAAGTAAATTTCCTGAACTTCTCCCTTTGGGGTGCAACCTTCCTGAGTTAATCCTTTGTTCAAGTGCGCTCTCGTTTTCTCAATATTTTCATATGGTCCTTCGTGAAGCAGCTGGGCACAACGGCGCTTTGGCAAATCCGTCAGCTTGATAACGAAATCCATTTTTCCGAGACGCTGGTTCAAATCCTTC
Protein-coding regions in this window:
- a CDS encoding MBL fold metallo-hydrolase codes for the protein MEKENMSYGSDYKPIPATSVTSGVGIEVLPDLYCGNVQIVNIALAGNPADKDFVLIDAGTPGSADTIFSMVEERFGAGSKPKAIILTHGHFDHVGAILELVKKWDIPVYAHEAEIPFLTGKTSYPDPDPTVEGGMVAKMSPMFPNEPINLGNHVHVLPADGHVPGMQGFKWIHTPGHTPGHVSLFRESDRALIAGDAFVTVKQESLYSVLTQEQEISGPPRYLTPDWEAAKQSVKVLQQLKPSVAVTGHGLPMAGTELEENLERLADNFDEIAVPDYGRFVDKDMNH
- a CDS encoding serine hydrolase; this translates as MNNKMKTLIEGALLRQVRKDSKIKSAYLLVESEKLGLHLQTAAGVSDDMPAKPEQPNYMASVGKIFTSTLTGILSDQGKLSFDDSIIKYLDEELVNKLHVYKDTDYTAEIKIKHLLNHSSGLYDYFWPLLDKLIDDPSIEITPQEAIIWGKNNLQPYFSPGNGFHYTDTNYHLLGLIIENITKLPFHEALSHYIFKPNDMKHSSMLHYSEPMEDSGYPISSFYYRGHRLNDLKGYAGLDFAGGGVVAPNEDLLRFMKGLTRGRIIKKETLEIMMHDKAKYGTGIDYGYGIMQFKPVFLLMPKSFRSWGHPGATGSFMFYHPEKDAYIIGTFNDFSYEKKGVRFMLMKVINNLYKSHRKSEKVLT
- a CDS encoding GNAT family N-acetyltransferase — encoded protein: MQIRSAREEDLQTVLSLLNEVTLDLYQKGIYQWDYPWEEKRVLSQINNQHLYVLLTEGHQIAGTFCVSEIHKINDLPVEANSKYLSQIAVSPKLQGMKFGSKIIQFACSLAEETDKTLYLDCWAGNDKLKAFYTSNGLTYTGDFPEEDYRISIFKYN
- a CDS encoding class I SAM-dependent methyltransferase, with protein sequence MGIDFHHKENRDAYTSRRADETWLEAVKELVPVGTINKALDVGCGGGIYSKALAELGINSITGIDFSETMLEGARKNCKEYGQITFRQGSAFQTGEENNVYDLLLERALIHHIKDLNTCFDEAHRVLKEDGIFIVQDRTPDDCILKGDGRHIRGYFFDLFPKLVEKETNRRHKSDTVIKALKEAGFTDIKVMKLWETRQIYKSKKELLKDLRQRTGRSILFELEDEELRLLINHIDKSIPLNRTVVEQDRWTIWRGVK
- a CDS encoding TetR/AcrR family transcriptional regulator, with translation MPPKKKFSKEQIINAAFVIAKKEGIESITIRKVAEQMESSIAPIYVNFDNVQELKQEVVKKVVKLSQHLIKEQNTGSPFGDIGMASLQLAKEYPVLTRDFVLNQNDYLKDYDQEIASDLVDIMKSDPALEGLSRDELQNILLKMRTFQIGLVVMVTNGLLPEGFNLEKMKELSDSMAQDVITAAHSRKENNN
- a CDS encoding serine hydrolase, translating into MNNEKGSALIEKAFQKQFQKERAIKSAYLLVDSEKLGIHINTATGGTETYPAHKGQANYMASVGKIFTAVLIGVLYEQGKLSFDDPAAKYLDKVLISGLHVYKGKDYTDEIKIKHLLNHSSGLYNFFWPLLDELMIDPSIEITPQEAVIWGKNRLQPHFSPGEGFQYSNANYHLLGLIAEEITKMPFHEAMEKYIFKPNNMNHSFILNYSSPMEDSGFPVSSFYHRGKRLNDYKGYAGIDYASAGVAAPNKDLLKFMRALTKGNIIRKETLYKLMNDKVKYSTGIDYGYGIMQFKPVFLLMPKNFSAWGHAGATGAYMFYHPETDAYIIGTFNDFSYEKKGVRFMLLKVISTLSKIKDK